From a single Flavobacterium sp. genomic region:
- a CDS encoding UDP-glucose 6-dehydrogenase — translation MITNICCIGAGYVGGPTMAIIAQKCPHIKVTVVDLNEKRIAAWNDADVNNIPIYEPGLSDVVAEARGRNLFFSTDVDKAIDEADMIFISVNTPTKTYGVGKGMAADLKYIELCARQIARVAKNDKIVVEKSTLPVRTASAIKDILDNTGNGVNFQILSNPEFLAEGTAVEDLFAPDRVLIGGDTSLDGQQAIQLLVDVYANWVPKDKILTTNVWSSELSKLTANAFLAQRVSSINSLSELCEKTGADVNEVARAIGMDSRIGSKFLKSSVGFGGSCFQKDILNLVYIAKSYGLDEVADYWEQVIIMNDHQKRRFAKNMIKTLYNTVSGKKIAFLGWAFKKDTNDTRESAAIYVADDLLSEQARISVYDPKVGAEQIQFDLNYLQTRSEHENLQGVIANVSPYEACKDAHAIAILTEWDEFKTYDWQKIYDNMLKPAFVFDGRNILDKDSLQKIGFIYQAIGSK, via the coding sequence ATGATTACAAATATTTGTTGTATTGGTGCGGGTTATGTAGGGGGGCCTACAATGGCTATTATTGCTCAAAAATGCCCACATATAAAAGTTACAGTTGTAGACTTAAACGAGAAAAGAATAGCTGCTTGGAATGATGCAGATGTAAATAATATTCCTATTTATGAGCCAGGTTTGAGTGATGTTGTTGCGGAAGCTCGTGGTAGAAATTTATTTTTTTCTACAGATGTGGATAAAGCTATTGATGAAGCTGATATGATATTTATTTCAGTGAATACGCCAACTAAAACATATGGAGTTGGTAAAGGGATGGCTGCTGATTTAAAATATATTGAATTATGTGCACGACAAATTGCACGTGTTGCTAAAAATGACAAAATTGTTGTTGAGAAATCTACTTTACCTGTTCGAACGGCTAGTGCAATTAAAGATATTTTAGATAATACGGGTAATGGGGTTAATTTTCAAATTCTTTCAAATCCGGAATTTTTAGCAGAAGGAACGGCTGTAGAAGATTTGTTTGCGCCAGATAGAGTTTTAATTGGTGGCGATACGAGTTTGGATGGACAACAAGCAATTCAACTTTTAGTAGATGTATATGCAAATTGGGTTCCTAAAGATAAAATATTAACTACAAATGTTTGGTCTTCTGAGTTATCTAAGTTAACGGCTAATGCTTTTTTAGCGCAACGTGTTTCTTCTATTAATTCTTTAAGTGAGTTGTGTGAAAAAACAGGTGCAGATGTAAATGAGGTAGCAAGAGCAATTGGTATGGATAGTAGAATTGGTTCTAAATTTTTGAAATCTTCAGTTGGTTTTGGAGGATCTTGTTTTCAAAAGGATATTTTGAATTTGGTTTACATTGCAAAATCATACGGATTAGATGAGGTTGCTGATTATTGGGAACAAGTAATTATAATGAATGATCACCAAAAGCGTCGATTTGCAAAAAACATGATTAAAACATTATATAATACGGTTTCAGGTAAAAAAATTGCTTTTTTAGGTTGGGCTTTTAAAAAGGATACAAATGATACGCGTGAATCAGCGGCTATTTATGTTGCGGATGATTTGTTAAGTGAACAAGCAAGAATAAGTGTATATGATCCTAAAGTTGGAGCTGAGCAAATTCAATTTGATTTGAATTATTTGCAAACTCGCTCTGAGCATGAAAATTTACAAGGGGTAATTGCAAATGTTAGCCCCTATGAAGCTTGTAAGGATGCTCATGCTATAGCTATACTTACAGAATGGGATGAATTCAAAACCTATGATTGGCAAAAAATTTATGACAACATGTTGAAGCCTGCTTTTGTTTTTGATGGAAGGAATATTTTAGATAAAGACAGTTTGCAAAAAATCGGATTTATTTACCAAGCAATTGGCTCAAAATAA
- a CDS encoding PorP/SprF family type IX secretion system membrane protein translates to MKFNLSIIFSVFCTLVSAQDPIFTQYFLVPESLNPSFTGLLETTSAGVIHRSQWTNLNYKIDTDYAYFSTWSENNLSGIGVNFLNHRENFTGYNFLQANINYSYRVELNYEWYFRPGIEIGYGSKSFGFQNLILRDQINLSNETISPVSIDPLQLNNRIHFIDISTGLLFYTDNFWIGSAIKHLNRPNISIAEEGNIPLDMFYNISTGYEFNLSDIIETGFLPYETRMMVTGNFMEQGGYNRLDIGTSIIFSQLVIGATAALNPIKKTDQSHTLTSINLFSGLQYEKFKIGFSYDINTSKIGRTGGVFELGLVYQFDVEARKCFGCPNYN, encoded by the coding sequence ATGAAATTTAATTTATCTATCATATTCAGCGTATTTTGCACTTTAGTAAGTGCTCAGGACCCAATCTTTACCCAGTACTTTTTAGTTCCTGAATCTTTAAATCCTAGTTTTACAGGATTATTAGAAACAACGAGTGCAGGGGTAATACACCGTTCTCAATGGACAAATTTAAACTATAAAATAGATACTGATTATGCCTATTTTAGTACTTGGTCTGAAAACAATCTAAGCGGAATCGGTGTAAATTTTTTAAATCACAGAGAAAATTTTACAGGCTATAATTTTCTTCAGGCTAATATAAATTATTCCTATAGGGTTGAATTAAACTATGAATGGTATTTTAGACCCGGAATAGAAATAGGCTATGGTAGTAAAAGTTTTGGATTCCAAAATCTAATATTAAGAGATCAAATCAATCTTAGTAATGAAACAATATCACCTGTGAGTATTGACCCACTTCAATTAAATAACAGAATACATTTTATTGATATTTCAACGGGACTTTTATTTTATACTGATAATTTTTGGATAGGTAGCGCCATCAAACACTTGAACAGGCCAAATATTTCAATAGCTGAAGAAGGTAATATCCCATTAGATATGTTTTACAATATTTCAACAGGATATGAATTTAATTTGTCTGACATCATTGAAACTGGTTTTTTACCTTATGAAACAAGAATGATGGTGACTGGAAATTTTATGGAGCAAGGTGGATACAATCGACTAGATATAGGAACCTCAATAATTTTCAGTCAATTAGTCATTGGTGCAACAGCTGCATTAAACCCTATAAAAAAAACAGATCAAAGTCATACATTAACCTCCATCAATCTATTTAGTGGATTACAATACGAAAAATTTAAAATAGGCTTTTCATATGATATAAATACTTCTAAAATAGGAAGAACTGGAGGTGTATTTGAACTTGGCTTAGTATATCAATTCGACGTTGAGGCAAGGAAATGTTTCGGTTGTCCAAATTACAATTAA
- a CDS encoding polysaccharide biosynthesis/export family protein — protein sequence MKKIVFLALFAVIFTSCISTKDITYLQPSTIVKSDSIKVSQENSKPYRIQISDILSINIKALDQKLVEMFSVPTAGSFQVQQSPQTLYYSGYTVDDHGNIRVPILGEVNVLGFTTEEVRQKIEKQLLEEYFRKEANIFVTVKLAGLRYTINGEIGKPGTNVLFQDRATIMEAIANSGDIPITGNRKEVQIIRKFPHGFETYSINLTDANAINSPYFYIQPNDYIIVKPLKQKTWGTGVTGVQSVATIMTAISLITTLIVLSKTL from the coding sequence ATGAAAAAAATAGTTTTTTTAGCATTATTTGCTGTTATATTTACCTCGTGCATTTCTACTAAGGATATAACATATTTACAACCAAGCACTATAGTAAAGTCAGATTCAATTAAAGTTAGTCAAGAAAATTCAAAGCCATATAGGATTCAAATAAGTGATATTTTAAGTATTAATATTAAGGCTTTAGATCAAAAATTAGTTGAAATGTTTTCCGTCCCTACTGCAGGTTCATTTCAAGTGCAACAATCGCCACAGACTTTGTATTATAGTGGATATACGGTGGATGATCATGGGAATATTAGAGTTCCTATTTTGGGAGAAGTTAATGTTTTAGGTTTTACTACTGAAGAGGTCAGACAAAAAATCGAAAAGCAATTATTAGAAGAATATTTTAGAAAAGAGGCGAATATTTTTGTAACGGTAAAATTGGCTGGTTTAAGGTATACGATTAATGGCGAAATAGGTAAGCCAGGAACAAATGTTTTGTTTCAAGATAGAGCAACAATTATGGAAGCAATTGCAAATTCCGGAGATATTCCTATTACTGGTAATAGAAAAGAAGTACAGATTATTAGAAAGTTTCCACACGGCTTTGAAACATATAGTATTAATTTAACAGATGCAAATGCGATTAATTCTCCTTATTTTTATATTCAACCAAACGATTATATAATAGTTAAACCATTGAAACAAAAAACATGGGGTACTGGAGTTACAGGTGTGCAGTCTGTTGCTACAATAATGACCGCTATATCTTTAATAACAACATTGATAGTGTTATCTAAAACATTATAA
- a CDS encoding sodium:solute symporter → MSSGIILAIIIIYFGILILISNLVSKKDSSNEAFFKANKNAKWYLVAFGMIGTALSGVTFISVPGEVGNPDFQFKYFQFVLGNAIGFIIIATILLPLYYRMNLTSIYSYIEQRLGIVSYKTAATIFLISRTIGSAFRLYLVIIVLQRFVFDEYNVPFAVTVLISLALIFAYTYRGGLKTIIITDTLQTFFLVSSVFLTIIFICNSLDLGFIDAFETVKKSNYSKVFFFEDYLKGNYFWKQILGGIFVTIAMVGLDQDLMQKNLSCANIGEAQKNMFTFTGIFVLINIFFLSVGALLYLYAEKNGIAVPMVDGVKRTDLLFPEIAFNHLNIFPAIVFLLGLTAATFATTDSALTALTTSFCVDFLGMDKVENQNKPNTVRTRHLVHVGFSILMFLVIIIFNSLNDKSVVTMIFKVASYTYGPLLGLYAFGLFMKSKTVHDKLAPVICVISPLVCFLLVKNSAALFGEYVIDNELIIINGIITFIGLLIISKPATSKTTF, encoded by the coding sequence ATGTCATCAGGAATTATTCTAGCTATTATTATCATATATTTCGGAATTCTTATTCTTATATCAAATCTAGTAAGTAAAAAAGATAGTAGTAACGAAGCATTTTTTAAAGCAAATAAAAATGCTAAATGGTACTTAGTGGCTTTTGGAATGATTGGCACCGCTCTATCTGGCGTGACTTTTATTTCAGTTCCTGGTGAAGTTGGAAATCCTGATTTTCAATTTAAATATTTTCAATTTGTACTCGGAAATGCTATTGGTTTTATAATTATTGCAACCATTTTACTCCCACTTTATTATCGCATGAACTTAACCTCTATATACAGTTATATCGAGCAGCGATTAGGGATTGTAAGTTATAAAACTGCCGCAACCATATTCTTAATCAGTAGAACTATAGGTTCTGCATTTCGTTTATATTTGGTCATTATTGTATTACAACGATTTGTTTTCGACGAATACAACGTCCCATTTGCTGTAACGGTTTTAATCTCATTAGCTTTAATATTTGCTTATACCTATCGTGGTGGTTTAAAAACGATAATTATTACAGACACTTTACAAACTTTTTTCTTAGTTTCTTCAGTATTTTTAACCATTATTTTCATTTGTAATAGTTTGGATTTAGGTTTCATAGATGCCTTTGAAACCGTAAAAAAAAGCAACTATTCTAAAGTTTTCTTTTTTGAAGATTATTTGAAAGGAAATTATTTTTGGAAACAAATTTTAGGTGGGATATTTGTAACCATAGCAATGGTAGGATTAGACCAAGACCTAATGCAAAAGAATTTAAGTTGTGCCAATATTGGCGAAGCACAAAAAAACATGTTTACGTTCACAGGAATTTTTGTCCTAATTAACATTTTCTTTTTAAGTGTAGGCGCTCTTCTTTATTTATATGCCGAAAAAAATGGAATTGCAGTGCCTATGGTGGATGGTGTAAAACGAACCGATTTATTGTTTCCGGAAATCGCTTTTAACCATTTAAACATCTTTCCTGCAATAGTGTTTTTATTAGGATTAACCGCAGCCACTTTTGCCACAACCGATTCTGCTTTAACGGCGTTAACCACTTCATTTTGTGTAGATTTTCTTGGAATGGACAAAGTTGAAAATCAAAACAAACCAAACACCGTTAGAACTCGTCATTTGGTACATGTTGGATTTTCAATATTGATGTTTTTGGTGATTATTATTTTTAACTCGCTTAACGACAAATCGGTAGTAACGATGATTTTTAAAGTCGCAAGTTATACTTACGGACCTCTTTTAGGACTATATGCTTTTGGGTTATTTATGAAATCGAAAACCGTTCATGACAAATTAGCCCCTGTCATTTGTGTAATTTCTCCTTTAGTTTGCTTTTTATTGGTTAAAAATTCAGCAGCTCTTTTTGGAGAGTACGTAATTGACAACGAATTAATCATCATAAACGGAATTATCACATTTATCGGATTATTAATCATTAGCAAACCCGCTACAAGTAAAACTACATTTTAA
- the recR gene encoding recombination mediator RecR produces the protein MEFPSKLVENAVNEMSQLPGIGKRTALRLVLHLLKQPIEQTELLSSALTTMRNDIQYCKECNTISDDEICGICSSVSRDKSLICVVEDVRDVMAIENTGMYKGVYHVLGGKISPIEGIGPSQLKITSLVEKVKEGKINEIIFALSSTMEGDTTNFYIFRQIKEYGVKTSTIARGIAVGDELEYADEVTLGRSLLNRIPFEGFIKQ, from the coding sequence ATGGAATTTCCTTCAAAATTAGTAGAAAATGCGGTCAACGAAATGTCTCAATTGCCAGGTATTGGTAAAAGAACGGCGTTACGATTGGTTTTACATTTGTTAAAACAACCGATTGAGCAAACTGAGTTGCTGTCTTCTGCATTAACAACTATGCGAAATGATATTCAATACTGTAAAGAATGTAATACAATTTCAGATGATGAAATTTGTGGAATTTGCTCAAGTGTTTCTAGAGATAAGTCGCTAATTTGTGTAGTGGAAGATGTTAGAGATGTTATGGCCATTGAAAATACAGGAATGTATAAAGGGGTTTATCATGTTTTGGGAGGGAAAATTTCTCCTATTGAAGGAATTGGGCCAAGTCAGTTAAAAATCACTTCTCTTGTTGAAAAGGTAAAAGAAGGGAAGATAAATGAAATAATATTTGCTTTAAGTTCAACAATGGAAGGCGATACCACTAATTTTTATATTTTTAGACAAATTAAGGAATATGGTGTAAAAACATCCACAATTGCAAGAGGAATTGCTGTTGGAGATGAATTGGAATATGCAGACGAAGTTACCCTTGGACGAAGTTTATTGAATAGAATTCCTTTTGAAGGCTTTATTAAACAATAA
- a CDS encoding polysaccharide biosynthesis tyrosine autokinase, whose product MLDTKDFNFFESHNSFDFKGFLFKITGCWKWFVLSLGITFLFAYNVNIRKESMYGMESLIIVEDQNNPFFTSNTSLVFNWGGTSDKVQTIITSLKSRSHNEIVVDKLQYYIKYLKQDEYFFKDAYGEVPFYVEIDKSKGQLFDKLIKITFLSPSQYKLSIDFGESTSASLIQYSDVIIKPVNVSGGEFNRIFKINESVDLPFLKFKLIIKPEAFEFTNQEYFIRFDDFNNTVANYRAIDVSADAKALSIVRLQLEGSNKYRLVEYLNTTVEELKNIQLASKNQFANNTISFIDSTLIEMEGQIKNAENELKEFRKGKNILELEEEVGGNLLSQKLSGYDVEKDAINRKIAYYNLLKNYLEKTTDYSKLPAPSVAGIDDPNVVSNVSKLIVLSADRANLSYTVKNKKMFSEFDVEMESIKKVLLENIASSKSALSLNLSLINKNITKAEGEASLLPENKQEHIKITRNYNLKDKIYSTFLEKRSEAEIVKAANISDIKFLDPAKDIGGGLRGPKTSINYILAAFLGVLVPLLVIFVMVLIDNNVNTIEDIKKMTKIPVIGIVGNKVSDSNLSVFEMPKSALAESFRSIRSSLQFMYKKQQKVGAKIVMITSSVSGEGKTFCSINLATVFALSDKKTVIVGLDLRKPRIFDDFHIDNVMGVVNYLIGQKTINEVTQSTHIPFLDVISSGPIPPNPSELLMSDAMHEMIQELKAKYDYIVLDTPPVGLVSDALELAQFCDATIYVARQGFTKKGMLNVVNEKHKRGELHNISILFNGFSNNAKNGYAYGYGVYGEGYHNEKVKNKVWKKIINRFKK is encoded by the coding sequence ATGCTAGATACCAAAGATTTTAATTTTTTTGAATCACATAATTCTTTTGATTTTAAAGGGTTTCTTTTTAAAATTACTGGATGTTGGAAGTGGTTTGTTTTGTCACTTGGAATCACTTTCTTATTTGCATACAATGTAAATATTAGAAAGGAAAGTATGTATGGGATGGAATCATTAATTATTGTGGAAGATCAAAACAATCCCTTTTTTACTTCAAATACTAGTTTAGTTTTTAATTGGGGAGGCACATCTGATAAAGTGCAAACAATTATTACAAGTTTAAAGTCTCGTTCACATAATGAAATTGTAGTTGATAAATTACAGTATTACATAAAGTATTTAAAGCAAGATGAATATTTTTTCAAAGATGCATATGGGGAAGTCCCTTTCTATGTTGAAATTGATAAATCAAAAGGGCAATTGTTTGATAAGCTAATAAAAATTACTTTTTTGTCCCCTTCTCAATACAAGTTAAGTATAGATTTTGGGGAATCAACAAGTGCGTCATTAATTCAATACTCTGATGTTATAATTAAACCTGTTAATGTTTCTGGAGGGGAGTTTAATAGAATTTTTAAAATTAATGAGTCTGTTGATCTGCCTTTTTTAAAATTTAAATTAATTATTAAACCTGAAGCATTTGAATTTACAAATCAAGAATATTTCATTCGATTCGATGATTTTAATAATACAGTAGCAAATTATAGAGCAATTGATGTAAGTGCAGATGCTAAAGCATTATCAATTGTCCGTTTACAATTAGAGGGTTCAAATAAGTATAGATTAGTAGAATATTTAAACACGACAGTAGAAGAATTAAAAAACATTCAATTAGCTAGTAAAAATCAGTTTGCAAATAACACAATTAGCTTTATAGATAGTACTTTAATAGAAATGGAAGGGCAAATAAAAAATGCCGAAAATGAGTTAAAGGAGTTTAGAAAAGGAAAAAATATATTAGAATTAGAAGAAGAAGTTGGCGGTAATCTACTAAGCCAAAAGTTGTCTGGATATGATGTGGAGAAAGATGCTATCAATAGAAAAATTGCGTATTATAATTTACTTAAAAATTATTTAGAAAAAACAACCGATTATTCTAAATTACCTGCCCCAAGTGTTGCAGGAATTGATGATCCTAATGTCGTTAGTAATGTTTCTAAATTGATTGTTCTTTCAGCTGATAGAGCCAACTTATCCTATACAGTGAAGAATAAAAAAATGTTTTCTGAATTTGATGTCGAAATGGAATCTATTAAAAAAGTACTGTTAGAAAATATTGCAAGTTCAAAAAGTGCTTTGTCTTTAAATTTGTCATTAATTAATAAGAATATTACTAAAGCTGAAGGCGAAGCAAGTTTATTACCCGAAAATAAACAAGAGCACATCAAGATAACTCGTAATTATAATTTAAAAGATAAGATATATAGTACTTTTTTAGAAAAAAGGAGTGAGGCTGAAATTGTAAAAGCAGCAAATATTTCGGATATTAAATTTTTAGATCCTGCTAAAGATATTGGTGGTGGATTGAGGGGGCCAAAAACAAGCATTAATTATATTTTAGCTGCTTTTTTAGGTGTATTGGTTCCGTTACTTGTTATATTTGTTATGGTTTTAATAGACAACAATGTAAACACAATTGAGGATATTAAAAAAATGACTAAAATTCCTGTAATCGGAATAGTAGGTAATAAAGTTTCAGATTCTAATTTGTCAGTTTTTGAAATGCCAAAATCTGCATTGGCTGAATCGTTTAGATCCATTCGTTCTTCTTTGCAGTTTATGTATAAAAAGCAGCAGAAAGTAGGTGCGAAAATTGTAATGATAACTTCATCTGTTAGTGGCGAAGGAAAAACGTTTTGTTCAATAAATTTGGCTACTGTTTTTGCTTTAAGTGATAAAAAGACTGTAATTGTTGGTTTGGATTTAAGAAAGCCTAGAATATTTGATGATTTTCACATTGATAACGTTATGGGTGTTGTAAATTATTTAATTGGGCAAAAAACAATTAATGAGGTGACACAAAGTACTCATATTCCATTTTTAGATGTTATTTCTTCTGGACCTATTCCACCGAATCCTTCTGAGTTATTAATGAGTGACGCCATGCATGAAATGATTCAAGAGCTAAAAGCTAAATATGATTATATTGTTTTAGACACGCCACCAGTAGGGTTGGTTTCTGATGCTTTAGAATTAGCTCAATTTTGTGATGCTACAATATATGTTGCCAGACAAGGCTTTACAAAGAAAGGCATGTTAAATGTTGTTAATGAAAAACATAAAAGAGGGGAATTACATAATATTAGTATTTTGTTTAATGGCTTTAGCAATAATGCTAAAAATGGTTATGCATATGGTTATGGTGTTTATGGAGAAGGGTATCATAATGAAAAAGTAAAGAATAAAGTGTGGAAAAAAATTATTAATAGATTTAAAAAATAA